A segment of the Serratia fonticola genome:
AAAATAGATATCGCCAGACAGGAACGAATGACCTATCAGTTTTTCTATCCCCTTGATAATGTTGGTCAATTGCAATGAAGCAATCACGCCCACCACCACACCGCTAAGGCTGCCCACCAGCCCGGCCAGCAAGCCATACCAGATAAAAATGGCGCGAATAAAGCCGTCTTTGGCCCCAAGGGTACGCAGCACGGCGATATCGCCGCTTTTGTCCTTCACTGCCATGACCAGGGTGGAGACGATGTTGAAACAGGCTACACCGATGACCAACACCATCGCCAGGTACATGATGGCCCGGATCATTTGAATATCACGGTACATATAGCCGTAAGTACCGATCCAACTTTTGATATAAACGTAGGAATTGGTTACCTCACCGGCATCGCGCACCAGCTTATTGGCGGCGAATACGTCGTTGACCTTGATCGCTATGCCGGTGACACTGTCACCCATGTCCAGATACTGCTGGGCATCCGCCAGCGGCACCATCGCCAGGCTATGATCGAGCTGGCCACTGAGTTGCAAAATGCCCGCCACTTGCAGTCGAATACGTTTCGGTTGCAGCAGTTTCATTTCCGGATCGCTGTTTGGGATCATCACCGTAACGTAAGACCCCTGCTTCACGCCCAAGGCTTCCGCCACGCCTTTACCCAGGATCACCTGCTGCTCACCGCTCTTAAAGTTGGCCCAGGCATCACCCTGCACATACTTAGGCAGCGCACTCAGTTGGCTTTCCTGCGCCGGGTCGACCCCTTTCACCTGCACCGCACGCAATTGCGCACCGTTTTCCATCAGGCCGGTAAAGTTGATATATGGCGCCGCAGCCAAAATCCCCGGCACTTTTTCTACCCGTTGCAGGATGTCTGGCCACCCTTTGAAGGGTTGATTAACCGGTTCTATCTCGCCATGGGGCACTACCGCCAGGATGCGGTTTTGCAATTCACGTTCGAAACCGTTCATCGCACTTAGCCCGACGATCAACACCGCCACACCCAGCGCAATCCCAATGGTGGAGATCACCGAGATTAGCGATACCATGCCGCCGCGCCGCCGACCACGGCTGAAACGCATCGCCATCAACAATGAAAGTGGCGAAGTACTCATTACTCGGCCCCCATCAGGGCCGATTGCGCCTGCAGATGACCATCGGCCATTTCCAACTGACGACTCAGGCGTTTGGCAAGTTGCAGATCGTGGGTGACCACCAGGAACGCGGTACCCTGGCGCACGTTCAATTCGCCCAGCAGATCGAAGATACTGTCCGCAGTGCGTTTATCCAGGTTACCGGTCGGTTCATCCGCCAACACCAGCGAAGGATTATTCACCAGCGCACGGGCAATCGCCACGCGTTGGCGTTCCCCACCGGAAAGCTCAGACGGGCGATGCTTACTGCGTTTTTCCAGGCCAACCGCCGCCAGCATTTCCAACGCTTTTTCCTGTGCCAACGCAGGTTTGCAACCCCCGATCAACAACGGCATCGCGGCGTTTTCCAACGCGGTGAAGTCAGGCAACAGGTGGTGGAACTGGTAGATAAACCCAAGCTGGCGATTACGCAGTTCGGCCTTGGCGGCAGAAGAAAGTGAATTTAACGACTGTCCTTTATAGATGACTTCACCGGAGGTGGGTGAATCCAACCCGCCAAGCAGATGCAGTAAGGTACTTTTACCGGATCCCGAGCTGCCGACGATCGCCATCATCTCGCCCGGCTGCATGGCAAAACTGACATTGCGCAGCACGTCGGTATGCAGATTGCCTTCCTGATAGGTCTTGCACAGGTTGTCACACTGCAACAAAAGATGGTTACTCATAACGTAAAGCCTCAGCGGGTTGTACGGCGGCAGCGCGCCATGAAGGGTAAAGCGTAGATAACAGAGAAACCGCCATCGCCGCCACGGCAATGATCGTAACCTGCAGCGGGTCAACCGCCACCGGCAGCGAAGCCCCGTCGATCAGCGAACCGAGAATCGGCATCAGATTGTTCAGATTGCTGGCCAGCAATACGCCCAACAGCGTTCCTAACAATGCGCCGATAATCCCTGCACTGGCGCCCTGCACCATAAAGACTGACATAATCTGGCGTCGCGTCAGGCCCTGAGTTTGTAAAATGGCGACTTCGCCCTGTTTCTCCATCACTAACAGACCCAGGGAAGTAATGATATTAAATGCGGCCACTGCCACAATCAGGCTAAGCAGCAGCCCCATCATGTTCTTTTCCATGCGCACCGCCTGGAACAGCTCGCCCTTGCGCTCACGCCAGTCTTTCCATTGGGTCCCTTCCGGCAGCGTTTGCTGGCTGAGCGTGTCTACCGTCAGCGGCTGTTGCAGGAACAGACGCCAGCCGGTGATATTCCCCGCCGGGTAGCGCATCAGACGCGAAGCATCTTGCTGATTGGCCAGCAACTGGTAACCATCCACCTCGCTATTAGCGTGGAAAGTCCCAATCACGGTAAACAGACGTTGGCTTGGAATACGCCCCATGGGAGTGAACTGGCTGGCGCTGGGTACCATCAGGCGCAACTGATCGCCACGCTTAACGCCCAATTGCCCGGCAAGCTGCTCACCAATGATGATGTTATATTCGCCCGGCTGCAATTGCTGCTGTTTAACGTTCACCAGATAAGGGGTTAACGGGTCGGCTTCATCCGGATTAACGCCCAGCAGCACGCCTACGGCCACGCTGCGGGCGCTTTGCAGCACCACATCACCGGTGGTTAAGGGGGCCACACGCGTCACGCCCTGTAGCCCCTGGACCACGGAAGCGGGCAGTTGCTCAGGGTTGATAGAACCCTGTTTACCGGTGATCAGCGCTTGCGGCATCAACCCCAGAATGTTGTTTTCGAGATCTTTTTCGAAACCATTCATCACCGAGAGGACGGTAACCAGCGCCATCACCCCCAGGGTAATGCCAATGGTGGACAGCCAGGAAACAAACCGCCCAAAGCGGTCTGAGGCTCGCCCGCGCATATAGCGCAGGCCAATAAATAACGCGACAGGTTGATACATGAAATCCGTTTTGTTGCCGTAGCTTAAGCAAAGTGATCAAGGATAATAAAGGCTCTACCTGGTTTATGGAACCACCCGGCCGGTTTTATTCTCTCAACTCGCCTCACGCTTGAGCAGGTTATAAACAGAAACACGGGAAATCCCTAGTGCTTCAGCGGCCATGGTCGCGGCACCGCGCAACTGCAGATACCCCTGTTGCTTCAACTGCTGGATCACCTGAAACCGCTGTTCGGAACTGAGTGCTCGTGGCTGGGTTGATTGAGAGGCGGCAAACTGGTTAATGAACGCAGCAATATCGGCCAGTGAACGCACGCCTTCTTCTGTCGGTTGTGGTTCGGTCTGCACCACCGCGGTCAACTGCTGCAAGATGGCATTAACGCTGTTGAAGAGAGAAACGTCCAGATTAAGGCAGATAGCCGCAACAAAATGCCCTTGGCTGTTACGCAGACCAATGGAGGTACTTTTGGCTGGCCGGCCATCGGGAAACGCGCTGGCGTAGTTCTGCACCACATCAGGGAAGTCTGGCGAGGCAATGCGCTCCAACCCCATTTCACTGGCCGCATCACCGATGCTGCGGTGAGACAGGTTATTGGCTATTGCCACAATTGCCTTCTCCGGCTGTGTCAGATCGTGCAATACCACTTCACAGCTGGGAGCAAACATCGCCCCTAATGCCTGCACGATCTTTTCCGCTTCGCGCAGCAATAACGCGTTCTCTTGCTTGATCTCGCCCATTAACTTAACCATTTGACAATAACTTTACAAAGAGTAAATTAAAAATCCGAACGAATCAATCCTGTTAACTGCATGCGAGGTAGTCATGACCCCTACACCCCACTGCATCACCGCCGCTGACATTGCCAAAGCCGCCGATATCCTGCAAGGCCACGCAATCCATACCCCGGTAATGACATCCCGCCAGGCTAACGGCATTGCCGGAGCACAGCTCTTTTTCAAATGTGAAAACTTCCAGCGCATCGGCGCTTTTAAGTTCCGTGGTGCCTACAACGCCATCAGTCAACTGACCCCATCCCAACGCCAGGCTGGAGTGATTGCTTTCTCATCCGGCAACCATGCACAGGCAATGGCGCTGGCGGCGCGCGAACTCGGGGTCAATGTTACCATCGTGATGCCCCATGACGCCCCTGCGGCCAAACTGGCCGCTACCCGCGGTTACGGCGCCAACGTTGTGATTTATCAACGCCACAGCGAAGACCGCGAGGCCATTACGCAACGCCTGGCCGCCGAACAGGGTTTAACCCTGATCCCGCCTTATGACTATCCGCAAGTGATCGCCGGCCAGGGTACCGCGGCAAAAGAGTTAATTGAGGAGGTCGGTCCGCTGGATATTCTGCTGGTCTGCACCGGCGGCGGTGGCCTGCTGTCCGGTTGCGCCGTTGCGGCGCATCACTGGTCACCCGGTTGCCGGGTTTTCGGTGTTGAACCCCAGGCAGGTAATGATGTGCAACAGGCGTTTCGCAGCGGAGAGAAAGTCCGAATCCCGGTGCCGCAAACCATTGCCGACGGGGCTCAAACTCAGCAGGTCGGCCACCTCACCTTCCCAATCATTCAGGACTATGTGGAAGATATCCTGACGGTCAGCGATAAACAGCTCTGCCAGCAGATGCGCTTTTTTATGGAACGGATGAAAATGGTCGTCGAGCCCACCGGTTGTCTGGCCGCTGCGGCGGCGATGAACCGGATGATCGATCTGCAAGACAAAAAAGTGGGGGTGATCGTCAGTGGCGGTAATGTGGATGTCGATAAAATCGGCCAATACCTTGCCATGGCTCAGGATTGATTAAATAACCCTCAACAGGAAGCCTGTACGCGCTTTTACCGGTGTCAGTTTTTCAGCCACTGGGCTAGTATAACCCAGGTAAAAGCGCATAATTATTTGCGACAGGCCAACAGGATTTTGTGGTATTCGCGCGTCTTGCGCCACGGTGAACACCACAAAAACTGTTATTCAACTCATTGATTAAAGATAACTGAATGAGCATTTCTGATAATAACCGCCGTTCCGCTTCACCCTCTTCTCGTTACTCTCTCCCTGAACGCGCAGGTGATTTGCGTCAACTGGGGCAACTGACCGGTTCTGCCTGTGCGGTTGAATGTGCCGAGATTGTCGAACGCCATCAGGGCCCGGTGATGCTCATCGCCCCGGATATGCAAAATGCGCTACGGCTGCGCGACGAAATCCAACAGTTTACCGACCAGATGGTCACTGCCCTTTCCGATTGGGAAACGCTACCGTACGACAGTTTCTCCCCCCATCAGGAAATCATCTCGGCACGCCTTTCCAGCCTGTATCATCTGCCGACCATGGCCCGCGGTGTTATCATTCTGCCCGTCAACACGTTAATGCAGCGTGTCTGTCCGCATGAGTTCCTGCATGGGCATGCCCTGGTGATGAAAAAGGGCCAGCGGCTGTCACGGGATCTGTTGCGGACACAGCTGGAACAGGCCGGTTATCGCAGCGTCGATCAGGTTATGGAACACGGCGAGTTCGCTACCCGTGGTGCGTTGCTGGATCTGTATCCGATGGGCAACGAAGAGCCCTATCGCATCGATTTCTTTGATGACGAAATAGACAGCCTGCGCACCTTTGATGTCGATAGCCAACGCACCTTGAGCGAAGTGGATGCCATCAATCTGCTGCCCGCACACGAGTTCCCTACCGATAAAAACGCCATTGAGTTGTTCCGCAGCCAATGGCGTGAACAGTTTGAAGTGCGCCGCGACGCCGAACATATTTATCAGCAAGTGAGTAAAGGCACCTGGCCTGCCGGTATCGAATACTGGCAACCGCTGTTCTTCAGCCAGCCACTGCCCTCTTTGTTCAGCTATCTGCCCGCAAATACGCTGATTGTAAATACGGGCAATCTGGAAAGCGCTGCCGAGCGTTTCTGGCAAGATGTTAATCAGCGCTATGAAAATCGGCGGATTGATCCGATGCGGCCACTGGTTGCTCCAGATTCGTTGTGGCTGCGTGTTGATGCGCTGTTTGGCGAGTTGAAAGCCTGGCCACGCGTGGCGCTAAAGACGGAAGAACTGCCTGCCAAAGCGGGTAACACCAATCTGGGCTATCAAACGTTGCCCGATCTGGCCGTCCAGGCGCAGCAGAAAGCGCCTCTGGATAGCCTGCGCCGCTTTATTGAAGGCTTTAGCGGTAGCGTGGTTTTCTCGGTGGAAAGCGAGGGCCGCCGTGAAACCTTGCAAGACCTGCTTGGCCGCATCAAGCTGAGCACCAGCCTGATTACTCGCCTTGATGAAGTCGAAGCACCGGGCCGCTACATGATGGTTGGTGCCTCTGAACGCGGCTTTCTGGATACACTGCGTGATCGCGCGCTGATCTGTGAAAGCGACCTGCTGGGGGAACGCGTCAGCCGTCGCCGACAGGATAACCGCCGTACCATTAATACCGATACCCTGATCCGCAACCTGGCGGAGCTGCATCCAGGGCAGCCGGTGGTTCACCTGGAACACGGCGTGGGGCGCTATGTTGGTCTGACTACGCTCGAAGCTGGTGGCATCAAGGCAGAATATCTGATCCTTGCCTACGCCGGTGAAGACAAGCTGTACGTGCCGGTTTCTTCGCTGCACCTGATCAGCCGCTATGCGGGCGGAGCCGACGAAAACGCGCCGCTGCATAAACTCGGTGGCGATGCCTGGTCACGTGCGCGACAGAAAGCCGCCGAGCGCGTGCGTGACGTCGCCGCCGAGTTGCTCGATATTTATGCCCAGCGCGCGGCAAAATCCGGTTTTGCGTTCAAACATAACCGTGAACAATATCAGTTGTTCTGTCAGACCTTCCCGTTTGAAACCACGCCGGATCAGGAACAGGCCATCAACGCGGTGCTGAGTGATATGTGTCAGCCACTGGCAATGGACCGTCTGGTTTGTGGTGATGTCGGCTTCGGCAAGACCGAAGTCGCAATGCGCGCCGCGTTTCTGGCCGTAGAAAACGGCAAGCAGGTAGCCGTATTGGTGCCCACCACCCTGCTGGCGCAGCAGCACTTCGATAACTTCCGCGATCGTTTTGCCACCTGGCCGATCCGGATTGAAATGATGTCACGTTTCCGCAGTGCCAAAGAACAACAGAAAGTACTGGAAGAAGCGGCAGAGGGAAAAGTGGATATCATCATCGGTACCCACAAGCTGTTGCAAAGCGATCTACGCTGGAAAGATCTGGGGCTGCTGATTGTCGATGAAGAGCATCGTTTTGGCGTGCGCCATAAAGAACGCATTAAGGCCATGCGTGCCGACGTCGATATCCTGACGCTGACGGCGACACCGATCCCACGGACTCTGAATATGGCGATGAGCGGCATGCGTGATCTGTCGATCATTGCCACGCCACCAGCACGCCGCCTGGCGGTGAAAACCTTCGTACGCGAATATGACAGCCTGGTGGTACGCGAAGCCATTCTGCGTGAAGTGCTGCGTGGCGGCCAGGTGTATTACCTGTATAACGACGTAGAGAATATCGATAAAGCGGCACAGCGCTTGGCAGAACTGGTACCGGAAGCGCGCATCGCCATCGGTCATGGTCAGATGCGTGAACGTGACCTGGAACGGGTGATGAACGATTTCCATCACCAGCGTTTCAACGTGCTGGTCTGCACCACCATTATCGAAACCGGGATCGATATTCCAAGCGCCAACACCATCATCATCGAACGGGCCGATCGCTTCGGGTTAGCCCAATTACATCAGTTACGAGGCCGTGTCGGTCGCTCTCACCACCAGGCCTATGCCTATCTGTTAACGCCGAACCCGAAAGTCATGAGCACCGATGCGCACAAGCGATTGGAAGCCATTGCCACACTGGAAGATTTGGGGGCCGGGTTCGCACTGGCTACACACGATCTGGAAATTCGTGGCGCTGGCGAACTGCTGGGTGAAGACCAGAGTGGCCAGATGACCACCGTAGGCTTCTCGCTGTATATGGAACTGCTGGAAAGTGCGGTAGAGGCGTTGAAACATGGCCGCGAGCCTTCGTTGGAGGATCTGACCAGCAATCAGACAGAAGTTGAGCTGCGCATGCCGGCCTTATTACCCGACGACTTTATTCCGGATGTGAATACCCGCCTGTCCTTCTACAAACGTATTGCCAGCGCGAAAGGCTCCGGGGAACTGGAGGAGTTGAAAGTCGAGTTGATCGATCGCTTTGGCCTGCTGCCAGATGCGGCCCGTAACCTGCTGCAGAGCGCTGCGATGCGGCAACAGGCGCAGAAGCTGGGGATAAAACGTATTGAAGGTAATGAACGCGGTGGGTTTATTGAATTCGGCGAGAAAAACCGGGTCGATCCAGGTTATCTGATTGGCTTGCTGCAGAGCAAACCGCAGGTCTATCGCCTGGATGGCCCCAC
Coding sequences within it:
- the lolE gene encoding lipoprotein-releasing ABC transporter permease subunit LolE, which encodes MSTSPLSLLMAMRFSRGRRRGGMVSLISVISTIGIALGVAVLIVGLSAMNGFERELQNRILAVVPHGEIEPVNQPFKGWPDILQRVEKVPGILAAAPYINFTGLMENGAQLRAVQVKGVDPAQESQLSALPKYVQGDAWANFKSGEQQVILGKGVAEALGVKQGSYVTVMIPNSDPEMKLLQPKRIRLQVAGILQLSGQLDHSLAMVPLADAQQYLDMGDSVTGIAIKVNDVFAANKLVRDAGEVTNSYVYIKSWIGTYGYMYRDIQMIRAIMYLAMVLVIGVACFNIVSTLVMAVKDKSGDIAVLRTLGAKDGFIRAIFIWYGLLAGLVGSLSGVVVGVIASLQLTNIIKGIEKLIGHSFLSGDIYFIDFLPSELHWLDVVIVLATAIVLSLLASWYPARRASRIDPARVLSGQ
- the lolD gene encoding lipoprotein-releasing ABC transporter ATP-binding protein LolD, with the protein product MSNHLLLQCDNLCKTYQEGNLHTDVLRNVSFAMQPGEMMAIVGSSGSGKSTLLHLLGGLDSPTSGEVIYKGQSLNSLSSAAKAELRNRQLGFIYQFHHLLPDFTALENAAMPLLIGGCKPALAQEKALEMLAAVGLEKRSKHRPSELSGGERQRVAIARALVNNPSLVLADEPTGNLDKRTADSIFDLLGELNVRQGTAFLVVTHDLQLAKRLSRQLEMADGHLQAQSALMGAE
- the lolC gene encoding lipoprotein-releasing ABC transporter permease subunit LolC, with protein sequence MYQPVALFIGLRYMRGRASDRFGRFVSWLSTIGITLGVMALVTVLSVMNGFEKDLENNILGLMPQALITGKQGSINPEQLPASVVQGLQGVTRVAPLTTGDVVLQSARSVAVGVLLGVNPDEADPLTPYLVNVKQQQLQPGEYNIIIGEQLAGQLGVKRGDQLRLMVPSASQFTPMGRIPSQRLFTVIGTFHANSEVDGYQLLANQQDASRLMRYPAGNITGWRLFLQQPLTVDTLSQQTLPEGTQWKDWRERKGELFQAVRMEKNMMGLLLSLIVAVAAFNIITSLGLLVMEKQGEVAILQTQGLTRRQIMSVFMVQGASAGIIGALLGTLLGVLLASNLNNLMPILGSLIDGASLPVAVDPLQVTIIAVAAMAVSLLSTLYPSWRAAAVQPAEALRYE
- a CDS encoding transcriptional regulator, with protein sequence MGEIKQENALLLREAEKIVQALGAMFAPSCEVVLHDLTQPEKAIVAIANNLSHRSIGDAASEMGLERIASPDFPDVVQNYASAFPDGRPAKSTSIGLRNSQGHFVAAICLNLDVSLFNSVNAILQQLTAVVQTEPQPTEEGVRSLADIAAFINQFAASQSTQPRALSSEQRFQVIQQLKQQGYLQLRGAATMAAEALGISRVSVYNLLKREAS
- a CDS encoding threo-3-hydroxy-L-aspartate ammonia-lyase; the encoded protein is MTPTPHCITAADIAKAADILQGHAIHTPVMTSRQANGIAGAQLFFKCENFQRIGAFKFRGAYNAISQLTPSQRQAGVIAFSSGNHAQAMALAARELGVNVTIVMPHDAPAAKLAATRGYGANVVIYQRHSEDREAITQRLAAEQGLTLIPPYDYPQVIAGQGTAAKELIEEVGPLDILLVCTGGGGLLSGCAVAAHHWSPGCRVFGVEPQAGNDVQQAFRSGEKVRIPVPQTIADGAQTQQVGHLTFPIIQDYVEDILTVSDKQLCQQMRFFMERMKMVVEPTGCLAAAAAMNRMIDLQDKKVGVIVSGGNVDVDKIGQYLAMAQD
- the mfd gene encoding transcription-repair coupling factor, which produces MSISDNNRRSASPSSRYSLPERAGDLRQLGQLTGSACAVECAEIVERHQGPVMLIAPDMQNALRLRDEIQQFTDQMVTALSDWETLPYDSFSPHQEIISARLSSLYHLPTMARGVIILPVNTLMQRVCPHEFLHGHALVMKKGQRLSRDLLRTQLEQAGYRSVDQVMEHGEFATRGALLDLYPMGNEEPYRIDFFDDEIDSLRTFDVDSQRTLSEVDAINLLPAHEFPTDKNAIELFRSQWREQFEVRRDAEHIYQQVSKGTWPAGIEYWQPLFFSQPLPSLFSYLPANTLIVNTGNLESAAERFWQDVNQRYENRRIDPMRPLVAPDSLWLRVDALFGELKAWPRVALKTEELPAKAGNTNLGYQTLPDLAVQAQQKAPLDSLRRFIEGFSGSVVFSVESEGRRETLQDLLGRIKLSTSLITRLDEVEAPGRYMMVGASERGFLDTLRDRALICESDLLGERVSRRRQDNRRTINTDTLIRNLAELHPGQPVVHLEHGVGRYVGLTTLEAGGIKAEYLILAYAGEDKLYVPVSSLHLISRYAGGADENAPLHKLGGDAWSRARQKAAERVRDVAAELLDIYAQRAAKSGFAFKHNREQYQLFCQTFPFETTPDQEQAINAVLSDMCQPLAMDRLVCGDVGFGKTEVAMRAAFLAVENGKQVAVLVPTTLLAQQHFDNFRDRFATWPIRIEMMSRFRSAKEQQKVLEEAAEGKVDIIIGTHKLLQSDLRWKDLGLLIVDEEHRFGVRHKERIKAMRADVDILTLTATPIPRTLNMAMSGMRDLSIIATPPARRLAVKTFVREYDSLVVREAILREVLRGGQVYYLYNDVENIDKAAQRLAELVPEARIAIGHGQMRERDLERVMNDFHHQRFNVLVCTTIIETGIDIPSANTIIIERADRFGLAQLHQLRGRVGRSHHQAYAYLLTPNPKVMSTDAHKRLEAIATLEDLGAGFALATHDLEIRGAGELLGEDQSGQMTTVGFSLYMELLESAVEALKHGREPSLEDLTSNQTEVELRMPALLPDDFIPDVNTRLSFYKRIASAKGSGELEELKVELIDRFGLLPDAARNLLQSAAMRQQAQKLGIKRIEGNERGGFIEFGEKNRVDPGYLIGLLQSKPQVYRLDGPTKLKFMLDLTDRPARLKFIEELLAAFREHTLAA